A window of Tachypleus tridentatus isolate NWPU-2018 chromosome 7, ASM421037v1, whole genome shotgun sequence genomic DNA:
TTCCGTCTACAGATATTAGAGACAGTTAAGtgtactttatttgttgtttatttatccCTATAAGTGTTAGAATTAGAAAATATGGAGAAAAATAACGTAAACGTCGTAGAAATTTTAGGATTAGTTAATATTATCTACTCTTTTAAAACTGtgtttagttttcaaaattatgCTATGGTATCCTTTAATTTCTTTCTAGCGTGGACATGGTTTCAATGTGGAATCAATACAGATGGTGCTCATAACCCTGTGACATAGCGAAGAGTAGGGAAGGGCGACATCTTAAATCTTAATTGTTTTTCAATGATAAatggttaaatataaaatttataacaggAAAACTTAAGATATTTTGTTGATGAATCGCAATattgtttctaaattattttcGCCATTATACTAGAGATCTAATGCGACTTAACGCCATAGTTTTTAGCCATTTTATGTTAtaatcaaaacaatatatatacatataacttttcATAGTGCTCGCTTTGCGGATCTAGGTGGAGCTGCAGCAGTCGATGCTCTAGCTGAGGGTTCCAGACAGAGACATATCGCACAAGAAAGACCAGTCCCACAGCGAAAATAAAACGAAGAAGAGACATTCTGAAAGCGTTAGTTATTGATTATTGTTACTGAAAGATACGCTATCTTTCGGGCTGCTGTTTATATTACTAATTTCCAACTGTAATATTCATattgaactaaaaataaacattagaaaaGATTAATATTATCTAAGATTTTTGCTACGAATTATTGCACGTGAAAGTTTCCAGATGATGCTTGTTAGTCATAGAAAATGTACTCCACTAAAATAATTAATGCACATAATCCAAAATTTTCAtaagttttacaaatataaaccgtaatagatttatatattaaaactgataccgttttgaaaaaataattgttttagttttgtttgttttcttaagaaaTCTGGTTTCTCAGTACTacgtttaaaaattacatcaatagaaatataatcaaatcttcaCGTGAAGTCCTAATGCGTCCGGCATTggcaggtagttagggcgctcaacttcagccgtggggcgttctAAAGTGACTGTCAAACCCGCTATTCGTTCGTAAACaagtagcccatgaattggcggtgggtgaggatgactagcagccttcgcTCTAGTCATCGCTGAATTAGGACCGATTAGCGCAGACAACTcacgaaatttgaaacaaacaaacagtcctgGTGAAAATCGTGTTTTTGTTGTGGAAAGAGTACTGTTAATTAACATTATGTTCTGTGGTAAAGAATTAATTCTAACAGAGTAGTTATTGTTCTAAGTGCCTAAATCTTGAATAAACAAAGTgtgaattttttgtatttttgcttGTAGTGCCATTCAATAGATAGCGTTTGATTTCGCACACAGAATACTGAAATATAAGCTTCTGGAGTACGATTGTTATTTTACTTAGATAAGCTTTTAACGATTTTTTGCTATGTTTTTTAAACGCATTACAAGAACATAAAGGTTGCCAAGTTGTGGTAAAGTATGTAATTGTACAACATACTGCCTTTCAGGTATTATGTATCGGTGGAGAGAACCTTGTTCTTTGACCATGTTTCCGATGAACACCTGAAATACTGGGAAGGTAACATGCGAGTTTACAGGAAAGGACTGGAACTGATCAAAGCTGGAAAAAGATGTTGTGACATTGCGCTTGAACTAAATAATGTATCTGCAGAAGAGGGACTGTTGGATAAAAGAACATTCGGTTACGGACACTCTTTTGGTGTTATGTGTCATTACAACGGACGAGAGGCAGGTTGGTAACATTTCATGTTGTGTGATACTATCGGTGAAGACAATACGAGTTTATATAGGTCATTTGTAATTCATAAAgatctgtatatataaatataaatgcgaTGTTCCTAAACATGATTTGACATTAGAGAAGAGGGTAGAAAAActgaaatgtaatgaaaatatttatttgttttcacacaCTTTCATTAATGTCGTTTTATTCTCAACTGAAACATTTATCCTTTTAGGTTACGTCAATCATTATGTAAATTTCAAAAGACCCAACAACTCTAACAATTTTGAACACTTTGCCAATTATATTCTTAATGACATAAAAAAAATGGGATTTTGAATGTTAGAAACGTGTACACGTCGTGTGAGCTGTTTGTCTAGGTGGCTGTGAAAGCTGATGAATCCAGAAGACGGTAACATACTGTTAAATAGCATGAATAAACTGAGCATGCCACGATCTTTCATGAAAAGAGTACCATTTAACACATAACACTGGAAGCGGAGAAAAGTAAATACCAGATATAGTAGGGATACTCGAGAAAACTGTATGTATTTACTTTAGAAATTCTAGAAGTTATGCATGTATAACgtataaaatgtataatgaacagaagtgtttttattttactccCGATCTTCTTGCATTTCGACGTGTTAAGAGTCTGAATTAGACAGACAGACGAGTACAGATACTTTCGTAAGACATATGTTTTTTTGTGCACAACAAATctatacattttacaaaatgctTCGAACGTTTCGTGAGGTAAATTCATTGTTAACATCAATACCCCCTTTCCAGTACTAAAAACCTtcttgtaatttaattaattcttcTTTGAAGGTTAATAGTAATACAGTATAAATAGAATGTATATATAGAACAACCTTTACAGGTTAACAAAGTGGTAAGAATAATTAGTAAATGAACTGAAAGAGAACATATTCAAATCAAATATGGAAGTGAAGCAACTTACATTCTCGCTGTCGACAAGGCCTTTTGTCAAATACGAAAATTCGTCAGATGAGCTGGGCCCACCTTTAATACAGcgggtaagtctacgaatttacaacgctaaaattaggggatcgattctcctcggtgggcttagcaggtggcccgatgtggctttgttatgaaaaatcacacacacacaggtgACCCGCAATTCAACATCCGAGGTATATGTCCTTTTGATCTGTACTTTGTGTAACATTACATCATAATAAGCCTGGCGATATTTTTTTATAAGTCTTTCTTTGTTGGTCATATATTCTTGTAAGTATGTTTGTAGTTAAGGACAGAATTATAGAATTGGCTATTAGtaataactgatataaatagttttgtaAGTGTCTTGTATGACATATTCTAGCCGACATGACAAGCTCTGTTACTGAACTTAAGACGTCGTCAGCAGAGATACCAGACGAAAGGAACACAcgattgaaattattttattcgctaaagatataaatatattcctCTTCTTTCGTTAATTGATCACTTTCTAATTATGCTTTCACAATATTTCTGTACATGtttcaattataatatttattgttcaagAGATATTCGCATGAAGGCGCCTCAGTTTCTAATCAAGAAATGCTaattaaaactggaaaaaaataggTGTTTAATTCACATTCGaacaactaaaaattaacagaataaaattgtacaaaatgGAGTTAATAAATTATCGTTTGAAACTTCAATTAAGTTTAGTAAGAGGAATAAGTGTTTAACTCAGTGTAACTTGTgagttatatgtgtgtgtgtatttatattttttctatttcagcATTAGAACTACGTGAGGACATAGATACCATCCTAGAACCAGGAATGGTAATTTCCATGGAGCCGATGATAACAATTCTAGAAGGACAACCTGGAGCTGGAGGCTACCGAGAACATGACATTCTCGTCATTACACACAGGTGGACAGAAAATATCACACGTTTTCTAATTGGACCGGAACACAACGTTAtcaaaaaatgaaacatatttatagtagttcaattatatttttataatcagtTAGAAAGTGTGCTCCTAATGTTTTGCTATTTTTGCTGATTTGTTTTTCGGGGAGCTGAAGACCTCCAAAAAGGGGCTACAAGATCTAGAACAAAATGTTAGCTGAGTCTTTGTGactaaataaaaagtattttctaaaatgttttgcCTTCATAAAAGAGGAGTTTTTCCAACTTATTATGACGaagggtccagcatggccaggtggttgaggcctTGACACGTAATATGATGGTCAcagattcgaattcccgttgcaccaaatatgctcgccctttcagctgtgacgacattataatgtaatggtcaatcccactattcgttggtaaaagagtagcccaagttttggcggtgggtggtgatgacttgctgctttccctctaatctttcactgctaaattagggacggctagcgcagataatacTATTGCAGCTTTGCACtatattcataaacaaacaaaattcttccCTCAAATAGAGCACTTACGCGCCTTTTTCAGCAACATGAAACCTGTTCAAATATGATGCACCATCTATTTTGCTGTTGGGTGTGACAAACTGGAAAACGTTCTAGCTTAAAGTTATAGTGAATGATATAGTTTATTAGCTCTTACATTTCCTTTTGCATCTTTCTATTATCcgagtttcagttttcttttttctcaaatCAGGGTTGTACCGATCGCTAACGATGAGCTCTTTAAGAGAAATTCCAGGGACCTTAAAAACATCTATGTAATGATTTACAACACAGTATAATGATGtgcattttcattaattttacgtTATATATTAAGACCGTAAAAACATACCGTTCTTAAATAGTTTCTTTTATCTAAGTTTAGGCATTCTCTGATTTTAAATGGTTTTCTTTGttcttaagtaatttttatttgagtttcagttattttttctaGTCatccatggccagatggttagggtgctcgattcgcaatctgacaGTCGCAGGATTGAATCCCCATCCTGCCAAACAAACTTTCTATTTCAGTCATGGAAatgctataatgtgacgataaaacacatttttcattcttaaaagagtagatcaagagttggtaGCAgctgttgatgactagctaccttccctctaatctttcactgctatattatgTACGAGTGAGATAGTTtatcctcgtgtaggtttgcgtgaaattgaaaacaaactgcTATTCActgttttcaattaatttttttcacctgagtttaaattttctttgttctttaaacgttttcatttgatttaaaaaatggACATGGGCGTGCCCAAATGACCAACATTAGGCCCTAACTGACTACTCTAGgatatgtgtatttgttttctatagcaaagccgcatcaggttatccgctgagtccaccgatgggaatcgtaCTTCTAAGCTCGAGACGTATTGTTACCAATCGCGCATCGCAATGTCAGATAATGGAGTGTTAAGAGTTATAGTGAATCCCTCACATAAGTTAAGTTTATTTGATTTTGCAGCTGGTGCAGCCTCCTTGTCTGCACTTTCGAAATTAGGTATAGCTTTGCCTGAACCACAAGGTTACTGAGTCGGTTGTTAAGCGCTCTGTGCACCTTTGATATCGTTCGTTTGAACGAACAAATAATCGTGATCGGTGGATTCATCTTTGAGTAGTCTCCCGCttgtacaacggtaagtctacggatttacaacgctaaaaccaggagtacgattcccatcggtggacacagCGGATAACatgatgttgctttgctatagaaacacacacacacacatcctaaaGTAGACAGTTAGGGCCTACTGGAGGCTAAAAGATACCACGCTACCTGCTTCAAGTTTGAGAATCAACAGAATATATGTGTATACGTAAACACTGGTGAATCGTCAATATTGTTGTGCAGACTAATATTTTGAGAAACTCTTTTCACgcctatatatgtatataaccaaAGTGATGAGCCAAAAGACAGTATATACTTCCGGTTTGCTATAGTCGATATACTCGGGAGCTGTAACTATGATTAATGCCTCTTAATCGAAACCTTCCAATATTCGACcaagaacatttataaatttcaaaaattacaaactgtttaatttcagtgaattcaCACCAGACACTAGTACATTTACAAAGACATTCTATACCTTCATTGATGGACAACTCGAAGTGTGATAAAAAAAGAACTGTAAGCTAGTTAATTCCGTGTAAAGTGAATTGTATCTGCATGTATTCCAAATCAACTCACTCATTGTGAATCCTCGAAAAAACATCAAGAAAGTTCCAAACCAGAAAGAAGATTCAGTTTGTAAGGCTGTGAAACTCTTGAATATAAATCATAACTTATAATCaccattataataaataactgttatttttttgtatgttgaaatatatttgtattgaaaataaaaagcCGTATGTTAACAACTATCATAAATTGGAAACATATCGACATGTATTTAATTTCTAGGTCTAAATTACAATCTCTCTCAGTTTCAgtctatttaaaattataatacaaagcaATAAATTGGGTTCTTGTGTCTGAaatctgaatcagagacaaaattcaaTGGGAAATTAAATCATAATTCAATTCATATTTATTAGTGCCAACAAGAGATAATCGTGTCTGATTATCATGTGTTTTTCAAATCACCCTACCTCAAACAACTGGAAAAATATAGAACAAAAGTGAATTACTAGAAAtttctaaagttttaaaactagaGGTTAAGAAATTGATGAGGAAAAACGAACGGAAGAATGgtattattgaaatactagtcAATCATGATTGTTTGTCTGAGGAAGTATTAAGAGAATACTTAGTAGTATCCCTACTAACCAATTcagctaaaactcaaacaaattgaGTTTGAATAAGCTCGTATCGAAGCAGAAAAAGAAAGAGAACAGGTTTGTATCGAAGCAAAAAAAGAACAATATCGTTAAAAACGtttcgaaacaaaaataaaaaaaaattattaaattcgtAAAATAGTGGAATGGAGAACATGAAGAAATACATAGAAActtaaaagaagataaaaaatataacagaatatcaaagcaaaaaatagaaaaataaccaaactCGAAACGAAAGAATACTGAAGGAATATAAAGAAGAAATACAGAAATTTAACGGAGATGACaagaaagtgaaagaaaatgtaagaagaattgtgataaaaatatacattacagTAGAGAAAGAACAGAAAGTGTACAGCTTAATGTTGAAAGAGCTATACGTTCAAAGTACAGTGAATTTATAACAACAAGATCGGAGATCAGAGGAGTTAAAATATGATCAACGAAGTACAAAAGAACATCAATATCAGACTAACATACATGGGAACTGGAACAGACAAGAATCAACTAACCTCGCCTATCTCTACATGCACTCAAGAATTTCAACTCTAACACCATTTACTGTGCTACCTCTAATGTTATAACGATGTAAATTCTTCACACCATTACTCCAACATGTTACGGAATTTAGTAAACCACTTCAGTAACATCGCCCAgtagaaaaaaatgaacaaattatgACGGAGAGGTTCCATAGGAAACATATCAGGcacagtgtaaaataatttcaaagtaaatggATTGAAGTACGACAACAGTCTATTCATTTTGCTGCTCATTTAAATGTACCACTCTTAATGTAATTAAGCAACCTTCCATTTGAGAACTGTACCAGGTATTGGTTTTCTTTATCAAACACATTTGGAGTATCGCATTAGATGGAAGTTTCTAAAGCAAAATGTAAGAGCCGGGTAAAGACAAAACGTTTACTAAACTTGCCGAAGCGACGGAAATTATAGGAATGAGTTTCTTTGACGGCGGAACTTAAAGTTgcatataaaatactaaaagcgCAATTTAAGAATTATGGTATTTTAGATCAAATAGCGAGAAACATTGAAACTCTCtgatgaaattttgaaaaaaaaattagtgagaCAACTGTTTGCTCAAATGGAAGAAGAAAACCTTAGGACAGTGGATGTTTTAGCCGCAACTTAAAGACGTATGTTTGACCACAGACAAAGTCActtagtacaacaataattaatgCACCAATATTATAAATGTCCTCAACATTTTTTCACTCAAACTCAttcttacactttttttttccaagagaACATTTTCTTGTTTGGCAACATTTCCCCTCTGCACTTCAACAAATAGCCTTCCACATCGTTATACAATGCCCAAATAAACCTCCATTCACCTGTCTGTCTATTTATGGTAGTAACACTTTCATATCATTATCTGATAGAGCAAGATCTTTTCTTCCATTTAATTTCTCCATCTCTGTCTCTCGAACAAAACTTTCAATGATGTCAAAGGCTGAAGACTGGATGTAATCAATACAATTTGCCATTGCAGCTGATTGTAATATCACCAATTGTGCTAGAGTAGCAGCTGCTATTTGAGTGATGTTCCCTTTGGACATGGGCAAAGGAAGCCAGATCCATGGTTAGTCATTCCAATTTGATAATTCCCCTATGGCACCAAAGATATGAACCTTTTTACCATGATAAATGATGCAATGATCCCACTGTAGGCTAGCACACATTTCGTGCCTGTTGTTTTCTCTAAATAACATGATCTGAAGGGGTACTGGTATTTTTTTTTGCCCAGCACATTGTTGCTTCGTCCATGGATATAGAGCTTTTGGACTCCTTTGACTTGATCTGTTCCTCCTCTCGAAAG
This region includes:
- the LOC143257050 gene encoding creatinase-like, with product MRVYRKGLELIKAGKRCCDIALELNNVSAEEGLLDKRTFGYGHSFGVMCHYNGREAALELREDIDTILEPGMVISMEPMITILEGQPGAGGYREHDILVITHRWTENITRFLIGPEHNVIKK